One Methanobacterium sp. genomic region harbors:
- a CDS encoding MATE family efflux transporter produces the protein MIDETKNANSRINLITGDPKRAIRKLSFPMMLIMILIVSYQIVDSIWVAGLGADALAALGFISPIFMVIVGLAQGLGAGATSLIARCIGANDKDNADNAGMHAILITAVLSVVLPVVLILLLKDILLAIGAASVLTLATQYGQIIFAGSFAILFNSVGSSILRAEGDMKRATYAIAISSILNMVIAPIFIYTLNMGISGAAVATVLSSSVAAVAIFYWILIKRDTYLAFKFKDFHFDAGIIKGILAITLPASVEQFIMSVLTVGINAMLVIAAGTTAVAVYTAGWRIVSMGIIPALGIETAVLTVAGVAYGAKNYKNLEISCHYAIKLGVIISLVLAVVTYIFAPNIAWLFAYSANSGDMIPMIAEFLRIFCIFFMAIPFGLASTAVFQAAGKGTTSLLLVVIRDLVLSLIAAYVLGIVLHLGAVGIYWGIVIGVILGSAISYLYFRLFLRGLKKEEIGEVTVREFKKGERIN, from the coding sequence ATGATAGATGAAACTAAAAATGCAAATAGCAGGATTAACTTGATAACAGGAGATCCTAAGCGAGCCATAAGGAAATTATCTTTCCCCATGATGTTGATCATGATCCTTATAGTTAGTTACCAGATAGTTGACAGTATATGGGTAGCAGGACTTGGTGCTGATGCACTTGCTGCTTTGGGGTTTATTTCTCCAATATTTATGGTAATTGTAGGGCTTGCACAGGGCTTAGGGGCAGGTGCTACTTCCCTTATAGCCCGGTGTATAGGGGCAAACGATAAAGATAATGCAGATAATGCAGGTATGCATGCAATTTTAATAACTGCTGTACTTTCTGTGGTGCTTCCTGTTGTTTTGATTCTTCTTTTAAAGGATATACTACTTGCAATTGGTGCGGCAAGTGTGTTAACCCTTGCAACACAATACGGGCAAATTATATTTGCTGGGTCTTTTGCAATACTATTTAATTCAGTTGGGTCCAGTATTCTGCGTGCAGAAGGAGACATGAAGAGAGCTACCTATGCAATTGCAATAAGCAGTATACTAAACATGGTTATAGCTCCCATATTTATTTACACACTGAACATGGGAATTAGCGGGGCAGCAGTAGCTACTGTATTATCATCATCTGTAGCAGCAGTTGCCATATTTTACTGGATACTTATAAAAAGGGATACTTATCTAGCATTTAAATTTAAAGATTTCCATTTTGATGCAGGGATCATTAAAGGTATACTCGCAATAACGTTACCTGCAAGTGTAGAACAGTTTATAATGTCTGTGCTGACAGTAGGTATCAATGCAATGTTAGTTATTGCAGCTGGAACAACTGCAGTGGCTGTTTATACTGCTGGATGGAGAATCGTGTCCATGGGGATAATACCTGCACTTGGAATAGAAACTGCTGTATTAACCGTTGCCGGAGTTGCTTATGGTGCAAAGAACTATAAAAATTTAGAGATAAGCTGTCATTATGCCATAAAATTAGGGGTGATTATATCTCTGGTTTTGGCGGTAGTAACCTACATTTTCGCCCCAAATATCGCCTGGTTGTTTGCTTATTCTGCAAACAGTGGGGATATGATACCAATGATAGCAGAGTTCCTTAGAATTTTCTGTATATTCTTTATGGCAATTCCATTTGGGCTTGCATCCACCGCTGTGTTCCAGGCAGCGGGTAAAGGAACTACCTCACTGCTTTTAGTTGTTATAAGAGATTTGGTCTTATCACTAATTGCTGCATATGTCCTGGGAATTGTGCTTCATTTAGGTGCAGTCGGGATTTACTGGGGAATAGTAATTGGTGTTATTTTAGGGTCTGCTATCAGCTATCTATACTTTAGGCTCTTTTTAAGAGGGTTAAAGAAGGAAGAAATTGGGGAGGTAACTGTGAGAGAATTTAAAAAAGGAGAAAGGATAAATTAA
- a CDS encoding prenyltransferase, with amino-acid sequence MNVKWDTLIKIVKLGRPMFLFDGFLLFIMGALLSVIFNAEFSLTKFIMGYSILLLCHLAVHYSNDYYDFKTDSLSGPSTVSAGSGVLLENPELKRFSKGLAIALNLLSVVLAAVFIVIFSYPVEFFLLAVFGNFLAWFYTAPPLKLAYNRLGEVSNALYGILLPSAGFFTLMGTLTIPMLIFTIPLAFSRLFLTNSANIPDMEGDKLGGKITLVVANGRKFGFKFIGISAFMMTLSFALISVTGLYPQVLNFKVITFISLIPLSLGILELLKMPLDRESATKYATFNIKSIFLIGILINSYFVFLILS; translated from the coding sequence ATGAATGTTAAATGGGATACCCTGATAAAAATTGTTAAATTAGGAAGGCCAATGTTCCTGTTTGATGGATTTTTGCTTTTTATTATGGGTGCCCTGTTATCGGTTATTTTCAATGCTGAATTTAGTTTAACTAAATTTATAATGGGTTATTCAATTTTGCTTTTATGTCATCTTGCTGTTCACTACAGTAATGATTATTATGACTTTAAAACAGACAGCCTTTCAGGACCTAGTACTGTTTCTGCAGGTAGTGGTGTATTACTTGAAAACCCTGAATTAAAGCGATTTTCAAAGGGATTAGCTATTGCACTTAATTTGCTTTCAGTAGTTCTTGCAGCTGTTTTTATTGTTATTTTTTCATACCCTGTTGAATTTTTCTTACTGGCAGTATTTGGTAATTTTTTAGCATGGTTTTACACTGCACCTCCTTTAAAATTAGCTTACAACAGGCTTGGTGAAGTTTCAAATGCTCTTTATGGAATTTTACTGCCTTCTGCAGGATTTTTTACTTTAATGGGAACATTAACTATTCCTATGCTGATTTTCACTATACCTCTTGCTTTTTCAAGACTATTTTTAACTAACAGTGCCAATATTCCAGATATGGAAGGGGATAAACTGGGTGGTAAAATAACTCTGGTTGTAGCAAATGGCCGTAAATTTGGTTTTAAGTTTATTGGAATTTCTGCGTTTATGATGACACTATCTTTTGCTTTAATATCAGTTACGGGTCTTTATCCGCAGGTCCTAAATTTTAAAGTGATTACTTTTATTTCATTAATTCCCTTAAGTTTGGGGATATTGGAGCTGCTGAAGATGCCTTTAGATAGAGAATCAGCTACTAAATATGCTACATTCAATATTAAATCAATATTTTTAATTGGAATTTTAATTAACAGCTATTTCGTGTTTTTAATCTTATCGTAA
- a CDS encoding MarR family transcriptional regulator, translating to MDNKEKVIKAFKDSEEPLNATKVSQISGVDKKEVDKIMKELKKDETIYSPKRCYWTLKE from the coding sequence ATGGATAATAAAGAAAAAGTAATCAAAGCTTTTAAAGACTCAGAAGAACCATTAAACGCCACCAAAGTCAGCCAGATTTCTGGCGTCGATAAAAAAGAAGTTGACAAAATAATGAAAGAACTAAAAAAAGATGAAACTATTTATTCCCCTAAAAGGTGCTACTGGACATTAAAAGAATAA
- a CDS encoding ZIP family metal transporter, with protein sequence MNEFLLVILFSLLPAIGTFSGGIAAEFLKIDRKNLSLALHVAAGIILAVISIELMPEILKSNTPWITILAFIVGGIFFITIDQLINFVQGRLGNLNHSTTAWAIFFGVAIDSFTDGLLIGAGSLIDLQIGFLVALGVVSADIPEGFATIASFKERGIKKNLRIILNLFASLPVLLGASAGYFLVKGQPPIVEYIILAFAAGILLTVTAEEIIPESHRNGEARLAALAFIGGFAFFAFISSYLRI encoded by the coding sequence ATGAATGAATTCTTGTTAGTCATATTATTCTCGTTACTGCCTGCCATAGGAACTTTTTCTGGCGGTATTGCTGCAGAATTTTTAAAAATAGACAGAAAAAATTTAAGTTTAGCTTTGCACGTAGCGGCAGGGATTATACTTGCTGTAATTAGTATAGAATTAATGCCTGAAATTTTAAAATCGAACACACCATGGATAACTATATTAGCATTTATTGTAGGTGGTATTTTTTTTATTACTATCGATCAACTGATTAACTTCGTACAGGGCAGATTAGGTAATCTAAATCACTCAACAACTGCTTGGGCAATCTTTTTTGGCGTTGCAATAGATTCATTTACTGATGGTCTTTTAATCGGTGCCGGGTCTTTAATAGATTTACAAATTGGTTTTTTAGTCGCATTAGGTGTAGTTTCTGCAGATATACCTGAAGGTTTTGCTACTATTGCTTCATTCAAAGAGAGGGGCATTAAAAAGAATTTAAGAATAATTTTAAACCTTTTTGCAAGTTTACCTGTTTTGTTAGGTGCATCTGCAGGGTATTTCCTTGTTAAAGGGCAGCCTCCTATTGTAGAATATATCATACTGGCTTTTGCTGCAGGTATTTTATTAACAGTAACTGCTGAAGAGATTATACCTGAATCTCACAGAAATGGGGAAGCAAGGCTTGCAGCATTAGCTTTTATTGGAGGTTTTGCTTTTTTTGCGTTTATTTCAAGCTATTTGAGAATTTAA
- a CDS encoding type II CAAX endopeptidase family protein — MTADTLKRRQLKKELFAFLIITFTATYILNFVMYAISGPISAVPPVLWTVTIAINMFIPAAAAIMCMLYFQKALTRETKIIFTFFLIYAMVFTIESYAHPIQAGSLADMPIFAMIISILGFLTLVILNLKKKWRDGLTSSKLSFGKNLRYYIILPVILFLMLTLSYVLNYYTGLGVPTKEFSPVSYFIYSIVTGILYIFILWPSFFGEEYGWRVYLQDRLFPLLGGYKGVLVLGIIWGLWHAPLIAFGFNYPGQPILGNILMILLTIVLAVIFSYAVLKTGSVWIAVLLHLVTDAIELPANYYLGISKDPILSFGIGIFGIALLAVFAIVLLRSSVWKLGEEAPVSTEKNSA, encoded by the coding sequence ATGACTGCAGACACTTTAAAAAGAAGACAGCTTAAAAAAGAATTATTTGCATTTTTGATCATTACTTTTACAGCTACTTATATACTTAATTTTGTTATGTATGCAATTTCAGGACCTATATCAGCAGTACCTCCTGTATTATGGACTGTTACCATAGCCATCAACATGTTCATACCTGCTGCAGCTGCCATCATGTGCATGCTTTACTTCCAAAAGGCACTTACAAGGGAAACAAAAATTATTTTCACCTTCTTCTTGATATATGCCATGGTATTTACCATTGAATCATATGCACACCCAATTCAAGCAGGTTCTCTGGCAGATATGCCAATATTTGCCATGATTATCAGTATTTTAGGGTTTTTAACCTTGGTGATATTGAACTTAAAGAAAAAATGGAGAGACGGGTTAACTTCTTCAAAGTTATCCTTTGGAAAAAATCTAAGGTACTACATCATCCTACCAGTTATACTTTTTTTGATGCTAACCCTTAGTTATGTTCTTAATTATTATACTGGATTGGGAGTTCCTACCAAAGAATTCAGCCCAGTCAGCTATTTCATCTATTCTATAGTTACAGGAATACTGTATATATTCATATTATGGCCCAGTTTCTTTGGGGAAGAATATGGATGGAGGGTGTATCTCCAGGACAGGTTATTTCCACTTTTAGGCGGGTATAAAGGAGTATTAGTACTTGGTATTATATGGGGATTATGGCATGCTCCACTTATTGCCTTCGGATTCAATTATCCCGGACAACCAATTCTTGGAAATATCTTAATGATCCTTCTCACCATCGTGCTGGCCGTTATTTTCAGCTACGCTGTTTTAAAGACAGGAAGCGTCTGGATAGCTGTGCTGCTGCATTTAGTCACAGATGCAATAGAACTCCCAGCTAACTATTACCTCGGAATATCCAAAGATCCCATACTATCATTTGGAATAGGAATATTTGGCATAGCGCTTTTAGCAGTATTTGCTATAGTCCTTTTAAGATCCAGTGTCTGGAAATTAGGTGAAGAAGCACCTGTAAGTACAGAAAAAAATAGCGCATGA
- a CDS encoding C45 family peptidase: MIKTAKPEEELNLIAEEGNGKLYECKGFLVPVLSGSSREMGTQYGNMMVESMQKAYDVLVKPAFKSGVLTDEDATVWTERAVSTFSNHNREFYKGLEKSTGWSQVKIGILDQLMEFGAYQAALHIFSGCTSIFAWKNFSKDGHMYIGRNMDWSMQYNEFPQVLTVINPDDGRYRYASIGWPGIYCALTALNEHGVYLDVHDGTSMGGIVIYKDRPPITGILSDIISDTASVEGLIRRLNGTNCSASLILNLADESSAASMECSSLGGNRVRLSDNNSMVAVNSFLNPDWGIHRRDTLSHSLERLSNMTRRLDENKGSIDVEKTCELMDLQLFEADGTLGKGCTKPTKIDIDQTTHQVVTDVSKRKIWLKVPNPDYFVDWTPFDLKTLWR; the protein is encoded by the coding sequence ATGATAAAGACTGCTAAACCAGAAGAAGAGCTAAATCTAATAGCTGAAGAAGGTAATGGAAAATTGTATGAATGCAAAGGGTTTTTAGTCCCTGTTCTTTCCGGTTCCAGCAGGGAAATGGGTACCCAGTACGGAAACATGATGGTAGAATCAATGCAAAAGGCCTACGATGTGCTGGTGAAGCCTGCATTCAAATCAGGAGTTCTTACAGATGAAGATGCCACGGTGTGGACTGAAAGAGCAGTTTCAACATTTTCAAATCATAACAGGGAGTTTTATAAAGGTTTAGAAAAAAGTACGGGATGGTCACAGGTTAAAATAGGCATACTAGATCAGTTAATGGAATTTGGAGCTTATCAAGCTGCTTTACATATTTTTTCAGGGTGCACATCCATTTTCGCCTGGAAAAACTTCTCCAAGGACGGGCACATGTATATCGGACGAAATATGGATTGGAGTATGCAGTACAACGAGTTCCCCCAGGTTTTAACTGTAATCAATCCTGATGACGGTCGCTACCGCTATGCAAGCATTGGATGGCCAGGAATATACTGTGCCCTTACTGCACTTAATGAACACGGTGTTTACCTGGACGTCCACGATGGTACCAGCATGGGAGGGATCGTAATTTATAAGGATCGCCCGCCGATTACAGGCATACTAAGTGACATAATTTCAGATACTGCATCAGTAGAAGGGCTTATTAGACGTTTAAACGGTACCAACTGCAGTGCATCCTTAATTTTGAATCTTGCAGATGAATCAAGTGCAGCATCCATGGAATGTTCCTCTTTGGGCGGTAACAGGGTTCGACTTTCAGACAATAATTCTATGGTGGCTGTAAATTCATTTTTAAACCCCGACTGGGGAATTCACAGGCGAGACACACTAAGCCACTCACTGGAACGTTTATCCAACATGACCCGCAGGTTGGACGAAAATAAAGGCAGTATTGACGTGGAAAAGACATGTGAACTCATGGACCTGCAACTTTTCGAGGCAGACGGTACCCTCGGTAAGGGATGTACCAAGCCCACCAAAATAGACATCGACCAGACCACCCACCAGGTAGTGACCGATGTCTCAAAGAGAAAGATCTGGCTCAAAGTACCAAACCCCGACTATTTTGTAGACTGGACGCCCTTTGACCTGAAAACACTCTGGAGATAA
- a CDS encoding TRAM domain-containing protein encodes MFKNNYGRDNRGNSSPINEGEEYDVKIEDMGRDGDGIAKIEGFIVFVNGAKKGDEVKIKINSVRRNFAFADVVE; translated from the coding sequence TTGTTTAAAAATAATTACGGAAGAGATAATAGAGGAAATTCTTCTCCTATAAACGAAGGCGAAGAATACGATGTTAAAATAGAAGATATGGGAAGAGATGGAGACGGAATCGCTAAAATAGAAGGTTTCATAGTTTTTGTAAATGGAGCTAAAAAAGGCGATGAAGTTAAAATTAAAATCAATTCTGTAAGAAGAAACTTTGCTTTTGCAGATGTAGTAGAATAG
- a CDS encoding DUF3892 domain-containing protein: protein MADYGITGVKYDSIGKHIEWVKVGEFTGSSFGIRENWLRTKVISEFEKGKTFITVLKHGDRLKKGSDISIVTVNGKKYIRTDNNDKNSDNLKDIPEFL, encoded by the coding sequence ATGGCAGATTATGGTATTACTGGAGTTAAATATGATAGTATCGGCAAACACATTGAATGGGTTAAAGTCGGTGAATTCACAGGTAGTTCCTTTGGAATACGAGAAAACTGGCTGCGGACTAAAGTGATTTCAGAATTTGAGAAAGGAAAAACTTTCATAACAGTTTTAAAACACGGCGATAGATTAAAAAAAGGATCAGATATAAGTATAGTTACTGTAAATGGAAAAAAATATATCCGCACAGACAATAACGATAAAAATTCTGACAATTTAAAAGATATTCCTGAATTTTTATAA
- a CDS encoding CBS domain-containing protein encodes MLTSVQKEILQSLINLYRKSKGKSIKGEEIAELMSRNPGTIRNQMQSLRSLGLVKGVPGPRGGYKPTIEAYHTLNISAIDKEALVPIFKKGKRVGDLSVAKIEFTSIPHPGECEAAIKVVGNIKQLDLGDRIKVGPTPVNKLIVNGMVVGRDDVDNLLLLDTTNIRSIPKKSVIEVASHNLITLKPSMNVKDAATVLSENKIEGAPIIEDEEVVGILTLSDISKAIAEGKENLKITELMSKNIITVEKDLMIADAIEVMNKNKIGRLIVVDNDNLPLGIVTRTDLLDKIAGIK; translated from the coding sequence ATGCTTACATCTGTTCAAAAAGAAATATTGCAAAGCTTGATAAACCTTTACCGGAAATCAAAAGGCAAATCCATTAAAGGAGAAGAAATTGCCGAGCTTATGAGCCGTAACCCCGGGACTATACGGAACCAGATGCAGTCCCTTAGAAGTTTAGGACTTGTTAAAGGTGTCCCCGGACCCCGTGGAGGTTACAAGCCGACCATAGAAGCATATCACACTTTAAATATCAGCGCGATTGATAAAGAAGCTTTGGTGCCCATATTCAAAAAAGGAAAAAGAGTGGGAGACTTAAGCGTTGCCAAAATAGAATTTACAAGTATCCCTCATCCAGGAGAATGTGAAGCCGCCATAAAAGTGGTGGGAAACATTAAACAACTTGACCTTGGAGACAGGATAAAAGTGGGCCCAACACCCGTGAACAAGCTCATAGTAAACGGCATGGTGGTGGGAAGAGACGACGTGGATAACCTTCTGCTCCTTGATACCACAAATATAAGGAGTATCCCCAAAAAATCAGTGATCGAAGTTGCAAGCCACAACCTCATAACATTGAAGCCTTCCATGAATGTAAAAGACGCTGCAACAGTTTTATCTGAAAACAAAATAGAAGGTGCCCCTATAATTGAAGATGAAGAAGTAGTGGGGATTTTAACCTTAAGTGATATATCAAAGGCAATTGCAGAGGGAAAAGAAAACCTCAAAATCACAGAACTCATGTCAAAAAATATCATAACTGTTGAAAAAGACCTTATGATTGCAGACGCCATTGAAGTTATGAATAAAAACAAAATAGGCAGGCTTATTGTGGTGGATAACGATAATCTTCCGCTTGGTATCGTAACAAGAACCGATCTTCTGGATAAAATAGCAGGTATAAAATAA
- a CDS encoding deoxyhypusine synthase, with the protein MEVKENMSVLDLIEEMGKSGVLGAGRVSKATQLFADSIKDEDTSIFLSVAGPLVPGGLRKIIFDLINDGFVDVLITSGANITHDLVESFGGGHYRGISADDEELQKHGMGRIGDVYTKSHDFEVFEEKISEILSKIAEKKKIISIREFLFEIGNMIEDENSILKIAAEKGVPIYAPGIIDSMLGLQLWMFTQDKELHLDAVGDMHELSDIVFDAKKVTTVLLGGGLPKHYALASNLLKGGVDAAIQVTMDRSETGSLSGAPLEEAKSWAKAKAGSNLVTVIGDVTIIFPMMVAGAREIIAR; encoded by the coding sequence ATGGAAGTCAAAGAAAACATGAGCGTTCTTGATTTAATAGAAGAAATGGGAAAATCAGGAGTTTTAGGCGCGGGCAGAGTATCTAAAGCTACACAATTATTTGCAGATTCAATTAAAGATGAAGACACATCAATTTTTTTAAGTGTTGCAGGCCCTCTGGTACCAGGGGGACTTCGAAAAATAATTTTTGATCTTATAAATGACGGCTTTGTAGATGTTTTAATAACAAGCGGGGCTAATATAACCCATGATCTGGTTGAATCCTTCGGCGGGGGACACTACAGAGGTATCAGTGCCGATGATGAAGAGTTGCAGAAGCATGGAATGGGAAGAATTGGGGATGTTTACACTAAATCACATGATTTTGAAGTATTTGAGGAAAAGATCAGCGAAATTCTAAGTAAAATTGCAGAAAAAAAGAAAATCATTTCAATTAGAGAGTTCCTGTTTGAAATTGGAAACATGATTGAAGATGAAAATTCAATACTTAAAATAGCGGCCGAAAAAGGCGTTCCAATTTATGCACCTGGTATAATCGACAGCATGCTTGGCCTTCAGCTCTGGATGTTTACCCAGGATAAAGAACTTCACCTTGATGCTGTTGGAGACATGCATGAGCTTTCAGATATTGTATTTGATGCTAAAAAGGTAACAACTGTGCTCCTTGGGGGAGGTTTACCTAAACACTATGCCCTTGCATCCAACCTCCTTAAAGGAGGAGTAGATGCAGCTATTCAGGTAACTATGGATAGGAGTGAAACTGGGAGTTTAAGTGGAGCACCTTTAGAAGAAGCAAAATCCTGGGCAAAGGCAAAGGCTGGTTCTAACCTTGTAACTGTAATTGGGGATGTGACTATAATCTTTCCAATGATGGTTGCAGGTGCAAGGGAAATTATAGCACGCTGA
- a CDS encoding YHS domain-containing protein: protein MGLDLEKEMTADTIMSVFVDPVFKKEVDPSTAKHVAGYDGKTYYFCSLCSKKLFLEHPERYVES from the coding sequence ATGGGTTTAGATCTTGAAAAAGAAATGACAGCAGACACCATAATGAGTGTGTTTGTAGATCCCGTATTTAAAAAAGAAGTTGATCCAAGTACTGCTAAACACGTGGCAGGATATGATGGTAAAACATATTATTTCTGTTCACTTTGCAGTAAAAAGCTCTTTCTGGAACATCCAGAAAGGTATGTTGAAAGTTAA
- the pyrF gene encoding orotidine-5'-phosphate decarboxylase: MEVENDIILALDVLNMTEALRIVESVSDYLNTIKIGYPLVLSEGLQSITAIKEEFNCSIIADFKVADIPATNRKIADVTFEAGTDAIIVHGFVGDDSALACMNSAEKYGKDVFLLTEMSHPGASMFLQQHAEDIAKMGVDLGITNFVGPSTKLDRLEKIRSVIEKDSFLISPGVGTQGGDPKDTLKFADALIVGRSIYLSEDPKKAVEDIIRSIKS; this comes from the coding sequence ATGGAAGTTGAAAATGATATAATTTTAGCTCTTGATGTTTTAAATATGACAGAAGCACTTAGGATTGTTGAAAGTGTTTCAGACTACTTAAATACAATTAAAATAGGTTATCCTCTGGTTTTAAGTGAGGGACTTCAGTCTATAACAGCCATTAAAGAAGAATTTAACTGCAGCATAATCGCGGATTTTAAAGTTGCAGATATACCTGCAACTAATCGAAAAATAGCAGATGTTACATTTGAGGCGGGAACAGATGCGATAATTGTCCATGGATTTGTTGGTGATGACAGCGCACTTGCATGCATGAACTCTGCAGAAAAGTATGGTAAAGACGTGTTTCTTTTAACTGAAATGTCCCATCCTGGCGCTTCCATGTTCCTGCAGCAGCATGCAGAAGACATCGCAAAAATGGGTGTGGATCTGGGAATCACTAATTTTGTAGGGCCTTCAACTAAACTGGACCGCCTTGAAAAGATCAGGTCTGTTATAGAAAAGGATTCATTTTTAATATCTCCTGGAGTTGGGACTCAGGGAGGAGACCCTAAAGATACATTAAAATTTGCAGATGCCCTTATTGTTGGAAGATCTATCTACTTATCAGAAGATCCTAAAAAAGCTGTAGAGGATATAATTCGGAGCATTAAATCTTAA
- a CDS encoding preprotein translocase subunit SecD codes for MSEITDFLKDYRVILLIVLAIGSIISISVLGIQQGLDLEGGSVIQIHLEHPVDSDTMNTVVTVLDRRLNIFGVRDVNVRASGDQDVIVEIAGVRPEEVTNIVGTPGAFEARIDNQTALTGTDITNVRPYQVTGTQWSVPFTVSTAGANRFAQVAQGKAGQPVEMYLDNQLVSSPVLSEGLATGTPTTEVEVSGTAETREAAENEARNIQAVLQSGALPVKVSVAGVSSVSAELGDQFRTGALVAGLLAVIVVSIIIFLRYRIPLLVIPIILTSLVELLLILGVASIIRWNIDLPAIAGIIAAIGTGVDDQLIITDEVLKKKGSKESKESKRRSATMRMRIKGAFFIVFTSAATLIAAMLPLAYIGFSRGYAGIGILAGFAFTTIIGVLIGIFITRPVYAKFIERFIQ; via the coding sequence ATGAGCGAAATTACAGACTTTTTAAAAGATTATAGGGTTATATTACTCATTGTGCTGGCTATAGGCAGTATTATTTCAATTTCAGTATTAGGTATACAGCAGGGGCTGGATTTAGAAGGTGGATCAGTCATACAAATTCATTTAGAACATCCTGTTGACTCGGATACGATGAATACTGTCGTAACAGTCCTTGACAGGCGGCTTAACATATTTGGCGTGAGGGACGTTAATGTGAGGGCTAGTGGAGATCAGGATGTAATTGTTGAAATAGCGGGAGTAAGGCCGGAAGAAGTTACAAATATAGTTGGGACTCCTGGTGCATTTGAGGCCAGAATAGATAACCAGACTGCACTTACAGGGACAGATATAACAAATGTCCGCCCATACCAGGTTACTGGAACTCAGTGGAGTGTACCATTTACTGTATCGACTGCAGGTGCTAATCGTTTTGCACAGGTTGCACAAGGTAAGGCTGGACAACCCGTGGAAATGTATCTTGATAATCAATTGGTTTCATCCCCCGTTTTAAGCGAAGGCCTTGCAACAGGGACGCCTACAACAGAGGTTGAAGTCTCAGGAACGGCAGAAACCAGAGAAGCTGCTGAAAATGAAGCCAGGAACATACAAGCAGTGCTTCAATCTGGGGCTTTACCAGTAAAGGTTAGTGTTGCTGGAGTTAGCAGTGTTTCAGCTGAACTGGGAGACCAGTTTAGAACAGGAGCGTTGGTTGCAGGTTTACTTGCAGTTATAGTGGTGTCTATTATCATATTTTTACGTTACAGAATTCCTTTGCTTGTAATCCCAATAATACTCACAAGTCTTGTGGAATTACTTTTAATTCTTGGAGTAGCGTCTATAATAAGGTGGAATATAGATTTACCGGCTATTGCAGGTATTATTGCAGCTATAGGTACGGGGGTAGATGACCAGTTAATCATCACTGATGAAGTTTTAAAGAAAAAAGGATCAAAAGAAAGCAAAGAATCCAAAAGAAGAAGTGCCACTATGAGAATGAGGATTAAAGGGGCATTTTTCATAGTCTTTACATCTGCTGCTACCCTCATCGCTGCCATGCTTCCACTGGCATATATAGGATTCAGCAGAGGCTATGCTGGAATCGGAATCCTGGCAGGTTTTGCATTCACTACCATTATAGGAGTACTTATAGGAATTTTTATCACAAGGCCTGTATATGCAAAATTCATAGAGAGATTTATCCAGTAA